From one Phorcysia thermohydrogeniphila genomic stretch:
- the folD gene encoding bifunctional methylenetetrahydrofolate dehydrogenase/methenyltetrahydrofolate cyclohydrolase FolD has translation MAVILDGKELSKKIRGKLKEEVKELKEKAGRPPALAVVLVGNDPASEIYVRNKIKACGEVGIRSIERRLPANTLQEELNQVVRELNEDDTVDGIIVQLPLPEHLSCREVINYISPEKDVDGFHPVNAGKCLLGLYDEGLMPCTPAGVMKFFEEYGIELQGKNAVMVGHSNIVGKPLANMLLNANATVSVCHVYTDDLAHYTRNADILCVATGVPHLIKADMVKEGAVVIDIGISRVNGKIVGDVDFERVKEKASAITPVPGGVGPMTITMLLYNTVKAFKMRMGY, from the coding sequence ATGGCAGTTATATTAGACGGGAAGGAGCTCTCTAAGAAGATAAGGGGTAAGCTAAAGGAAGAAGTTAAGGAGCTAAAGGAAAAGGCAGGAAGGCCTCCAGCCTTGGCAGTTGTCTTAGTAGGGAACGACCCGGCAAGTGAAATATACGTTAGGAACAAGATAAAGGCGTGTGGGGAAGTGGGCATCCGCTCCATAGAGAGAAGGCTCCCCGCTAACACACTTCAGGAAGAGCTTAACCAAGTAGTAAGGGAGCTCAACGAGGACGATACAGTTGACGGCATAATAGTTCAGCTTCCACTCCCAGAGCACCTCTCCTGCAGGGAAGTAATAAACTACATCTCACCGGAAAAAGACGTTGACGGTTTCCATCCCGTTAATGCCGGTAAGTGCTTACTTGGCCTCTACGATGAAGGACTCATGCCGTGCACTCCGGCAGGTGTTATGAAGTTCTTTGAAGAGTACGGAATAGAGTTACAGGGCAAAAACGCCGTTATGGTAGGCCACAGCAACATTGTAGGGAAACCCCTTGCCAACATGCTCCTTAACGCAAACGCGACCGTCTCTGTCTGCCACGTTTATACAGACGACCTTGCCCACTACACGAGAAACGCAGATATACTCTGTGTGGCAACAGGCGTTCCCCACCTCATAAAGGCGGACATGGTGAAAGAGGGAGCTGTCGTCATAGACATCGGCATCAGCAGGGTAAACGGTAAAATAGTTGGTGACGTAGATTTTGAAAGGGTTAAGGAAAAAGCTTCAGCCATAACGCCTGTACCCGGCGGAGTCGGCCCAATGACGATAACGATGCTCCTTTACAACACAGTTAAAGCATTTAAGATGAGGATGGGTTATTGA
- a CDS encoding class I SAM-dependent methyltransferase, translating to MESNAFCGKVAEEYDSFFETEFGKKVFSFERELLLKVLEDKRDKEILEVGCGTGIWIKTLVEEGFKEPIGIDISEDMLRVARRKGLKKLVRGDAHHLPFKKNSVDVVLFITSLEFIGDGRKAFVEAVKVAKEAVVVGFLNKYSLLSAYRYFKSLLKATAYRKANFLSLDEIKSFARFAREITDKIVTFDTFYTTLNLCVDGFLSDRIERKLGFNLPIGGFGVVRFRVKERDGAGKRGYSRRGLK from the coding sequence TTGGAGAGTAATGCTTTCTGCGGAAAAGTAGCCGAGGAGTACGATAGCTTTTTTGAAACGGAATTCGGTAAGAAGGTCTTTAGCTTTGAGAGAGAGCTCCTTCTTAAGGTTCTTGAGGATAAGAGGGATAAAGAAATTCTTGAAGTAGGATGTGGTACCGGTATTTGGATAAAAACCTTAGTGGAGGAAGGGTTTAAAGAGCCAATAGGAATTGACATCTCTGAGGATATGTTAAGAGTTGCAAGGAGAAAAGGCCTTAAAAAGCTAGTTAGGGGCGACGCCCACCACCTTCCTTTTAAGAAAAATAGCGTAGATGTTGTCCTCTTTATAACGAGCCTTGAGTTTATCGGTGATGGGAGGAAGGCCTTTGTTGAGGCCGTAAAAGTGGCAAAGGAAGCTGTTGTCGTGGGTTTCCTTAATAAGTATTCCCTCCTTTCCGCCTACCGCTATTTTAAGTCCCTGCTAAAAGCAACAGCCTACAGGAAGGCTAACTTTCTCTCCCTTGACGAAATAAAAAGCTTTGCGCGTTTTGCAAGGGAGATAACTGACAAAATTGTCACCTTTGACACCTTTTACACGACTCTTAATTTATGTGTGGATGGATTCTTAAGCGATAGGATAGAGAGGAAACTCGGTTTTAACTTGCCAATTGGAGGATTTGGGGTCGTCCGTTTTAGGGTCAAGGAGAGGGATGGAGCTGGTAAGAGAGGTTACAGTAGAAGAGGCCTTAAGTAA
- a CDS encoding radical SAM protein, with protein MSELLFIEECCHLNLRKDDLKVCLIYPGEERAGLSSLAVHRIYSILNGIEGVSCDLYFEDSEVSYFLGWELKDFDVIAVSITYEEHIFSLAKILSKAGIPPLREEREEGAPIIFGGGIGLFYNPTPFMPIFDAIYLGEAEGRIEEVFSKLKDTRNPKILREFDNVIFCQDYLFEYEGERVKRIEGEKKKIFRSPLFSLTFSHSCFISGDTAFKDMLLIELNRGCIEKCRFCIASYMGLPYREKSIEVIEKEIELASKYTDRVGLIGAGVTDYSRMGELYQILKKYGVKASFSSMKASSTSEYIFKIVEESGQKTVTLAPEAGTEELRFAINKKVPDERYFSFARKAFEHGAENIKLYFLIGLPGETDEDIEGIALMAKKFRELAMEFWRERGKAGEVILSVNPVVAKPFTPFQWYGQNSKSQVEKKFRFLSKLLRKIPGVKLSRESSKSYVLQSVVSRGDPRVGVAAVSSAVEGKNFRKALKEQGLDIESLYTRERDEEELFPWEIVESGINRKYLWREYRMALERKSTPTCFPGCKVCGICATLQKEKADV; from the coding sequence ATGTCAGAGCTCCTTTTCATAGAAGAGTGTTGCCACCTAAACTTAAGAAAAGACGACCTTAAAGTCTGCTTAATCTACCCCGGCGAAGAGAGGGCAGGCCTCTCAAGTCTTGCCGTTCATAGGATATACTCCATACTGAACGGAATAGAGGGCGTCTCTTGCGACCTCTACTTTGAGGACTCAGAAGTTTCCTACTTCCTCGGTTGGGAGCTTAAAGACTTTGACGTTATCGCCGTTTCTATAACCTACGAGGAACACATATTCTCCTTGGCAAAAATCTTAAGTAAAGCAGGCATTCCCCCTTTGAGGGAGGAAAGGGAAGAAGGAGCTCCAATCATCTTTGGAGGAGGCATAGGCCTCTTCTACAACCCAACGCCCTTTATGCCAATCTTTGACGCAATATACTTAGGAGAAGCTGAAGGCCGTATAGAAGAAGTCTTCTCAAAGCTAAAAGATACGAGAAATCCCAAAATCCTCCGGGAGTTTGATAACGTTATCTTCTGTCAGGATTACCTCTTTGAGTATGAAGGAGAAAGGGTCAAAAGAATAGAGGGAGAGAAGAAAAAAATCTTCAGGTCTCCTCTCTTTTCCCTTACTTTCTCCCACTCCTGCTTCATCTCAGGGGATACGGCCTTTAAGGACATGCTCCTCATAGAGTTAAACAGGGGATGCATAGAGAAGTGCCGTTTCTGCATCGCTTCCTATATGGGATTACCTTACAGAGAAAAGAGTATAGAAGTCATTGAAAAAGAAATAGAGCTAGCTTCAAAGTATACCGATAGGGTAGGACTCATAGGGGCTGGCGTGACAGATTACTCCCGGATGGGAGAGCTCTACCAAATACTCAAAAAGTACGGCGTTAAAGCTTCTTTTTCCTCTATGAAAGCCTCTTCAACCTCGGAGTACATCTTCAAAATCGTTGAAGAGTCCGGCCAAAAAACGGTAACCCTTGCCCCTGAAGCCGGAACTGAGGAACTCAGGTTCGCCATAAACAAGAAGGTTCCTGATGAAAGGTACTTTTCCTTCGCCAGAAAAGCCTTTGAACACGGTGCAGAGAATATTAAGCTGTACTTTCTCATCGGTTTGCCGGGAGAAACCGACGAGGACATTGAGGGTATTGCCCTAATGGCAAAGAAGTTCAGAGAACTGGCAATGGAGTTCTGGAGAGAAAGGGGAAAAGCCGGAGAGGTCATTTTGAGCGTTAACCCTGTAGTTGCAAAACCCTTTACTCCCTTCCAGTGGTACGGTCAAAACTCAAAGTCGCAGGTAGAAAAAAAGTTCCGTTTCCTTTCCAAACTCCTCAGGAAAATCCCCGGAGTGAAGCTTTCACGGGAGAGCTCCAAAAGCTACGTTCTTCAGTCCGTCGTTTCAAGAGGAGACCCCAGAGTGGGAGTTGCCGCAGTAAGTTCGGCAGTTGAGGGCAAAAACTTCCGCAAAGCCTTAAAAGAACAGGGACTTGACATAGAGAGCCTCTACACCCGTGAAAGGGACGAGGAAGAGCTCTTCCCGTGGGAAATTGTGGAAAGCGGAATAAACAGGAAATACCTCTGGAGAGAATACAGGATGGCCTTGGAGAGAAAATCAACGCCAACGTGTTTTCCCGGATGCAAGGTGTGCGGTATTTGTGCAACTTTGCAAAAGGAAAAGGCTGATGTTTAG
- the lpxC gene encoding UDP-3-O-acyl-N-acetylglucosamine deacetylase, with protein sequence MQVYQRTLKKEVSFSGIGLHTGKKVNVRLVPAPADTGIVFVRTDLKGAPSIKASPEYLSKLFYATNLSNGEIAVQTVEHLMAALSAFGIDNLFVYLDSEELPILDGSSAPYVYLFEETGVKDLPHRKRKYLKLKKEIIVEHDNKRIKAEPADQLVIDNTISFDHTYKKIRYQRLVYVHNLENFKEISKARTFCFYHEVEALRAAGLAKGGSLENAIVIDKYGILNESGLRMENEFVAHKTLDLVGDLYILGYPLLAKVTAYRTGHALNAALVRRIYQEKVYEIVELEEVQEENKPFVAFNNEEAYQTN encoded by the coding sequence ATGCAGGTCTATCAGCGCACACTCAAAAAAGAAGTTTCCTTTAGCGGAATAGGCCTCCATACGGGGAAAAAAGTAAACGTTCGCTTAGTCCCCGCACCTGCCGATACAGGGATAGTTTTCGTAAGGACCGACCTAAAGGGAGCACCCTCCATAAAAGCCTCTCCCGAGTACCTATCTAAGCTCTTTTACGCTACAAACTTATCCAACGGAGAGATTGCGGTTCAGACAGTAGAGCACCTTATGGCAGCCCTCTCAGCCTTTGGAATAGACAACCTGTTCGTCTACCTTGACTCTGAGGAACTTCCGATACTTGACGGGAGCTCTGCCCCTTACGTCTACCTCTTTGAAGAAACAGGCGTAAAGGACCTTCCCCATAGGAAGAGAAAATACCTAAAGCTAAAAAAGGAGATAATCGTTGAGCACGACAACAAGAGGATAAAGGCAGAGCCTGCTGACCAGCTCGTCATTGACAACACCATATCTTTTGACCACACCTACAAAAAGATTAGGTATCAGAGGCTCGTATACGTTCACAACCTTGAGAACTTCAAGGAAATTTCAAAAGCAAGAACTTTCTGCTTTTACCATGAAGTAGAAGCCTTAAGGGCAGCTGGACTTGCAAAGGGAGGAAGCTTAGAAAATGCTATAGTAATTGACAAGTACGGCATCCTCAACGAGTCAGGCCTCAGGATGGAAAACGAGTTTGTAGCTCACAAAACCCTTGACCTCGTTGGCGACCTTTACATCTTGGGATATCCGCTCCTTGCAAAAGTAACAGCTTACAGGACCGGCCACGCCCTTAACGCTGCTCTTGTTAGGAGAATATATCAGGAGAAAGTTTACGAGATAGTTGAGCTTGAGGAAGTTCAAGAGGAAAACAAACCCTTTGTGGCCTTTAATAATGAAGAAGCTTACCAAACTAATTGA
- a CDS encoding ATP-binding protein — protein MKVIPNIDQETCMGCEICVEVCPSGVFIMGEDKAVVMYPEKCNGCAICVENCPVDAITLRWADL, from the coding sequence TTGAAGGTAATACCCAATATTGACCAAGAAACGTGTATGGGCTGTGAAATCTGCGTTGAGGTCTGCCCCTCAGGCGTATTCATAATGGGTGAGGATAAGGCCGTTGTCATGTATCCAGAAAAGTGTAACGGCTGTGCCATCTGCGTTGAGAACTGCCCAGTTGACGCAATAACCTTAAGGTGGGCAGACCTGTAG
- the mnmH gene encoding tRNA 2-selenouridine(34) synthase MnmH, giving the protein MELVREVTVEEALSKGFKLVDVRTKEEFEEFHIPGAVSVPLFSKEEREEVSKVYYEKGEKEARLFALKLIGPKLHAIVSRIREIREREGQVAVYCWRGGMRSLAVATICNLTGVHVFRLRGGYRAFRQFILKRIEEISENLKVVVLYGPTGAGKTRILRELKEEGYPVVDLEGLAGHRGSVFGGIGLKQPSQKMFDAYLWQELERLKGAPYVLVEGESKKIGKLFIPDAFWRAMERGRKLLLTLPLEERVKVSLEDYGVGDFPPSVYLQALSRIRKILGEEKYSHIKSLIETEDYKEAVKELMVNYYDKLYSRSTPETEYTVEARTLQDAKEKLKELLSSL; this is encoded by the coding sequence ATGGAGCTGGTAAGAGAGGTTACAGTAGAAGAGGCCTTAAGTAAGGGCTTTAAGCTGGTAGATGTAAGAACGAAGGAAGAGTTTGAGGAGTTTCACATTCCGGGAGCTGTGAGCGTCCCCCTCTTTAGTAAGGAAGAGCGTGAGGAAGTTTCTAAGGTTTACTACGAGAAGGGAGAGAAGGAGGCAAGACTTTTTGCCCTGAAGCTGATTGGCCCAAAGCTCCACGCCATAGTGAGCAGAATCCGAGAAATCAGGGAAAGGGAAGGTCAGGTTGCCGTCTACTGCTGGCGGGGAGGAATGAGGAGCTTGGCCGTCGCTACTATATGCAACCTGACAGGCGTTCACGTTTTTAGGCTTAGAGGGGGGTATAGGGCCTTTAGGCAGTTTATCCTGAAGAGGATAGAGGAGATATCGGAAAATCTTAAAGTAGTAGTTCTCTACGGCCCTACTGGAGCCGGGAAGACGAGAATCCTGAGGGAGCTAAAAGAGGAAGGTTACCCTGTAGTAGACCTTGAAGGGCTTGCCGGTCACAGAGGGTCTGTTTTTGGCGGAATAGGCTTAAAACAGCCTTCACAGAAAATGTTTGACGCCTACCTTTGGCAGGAGCTTGAAAGGTTAAAAGGTGCTCCTTACGTCCTCGTTGAAGGGGAGAGTAAAAAGATAGGAAAACTCTTCATCCCGGACGCTTTTTGGAGAGCTATGGAGAGGGGAAGAAAACTCCTTCTTACCCTTCCCCTTGAGGAAAGGGTAAAAGTGTCCTTAGAGGACTACGGCGTCGGAGACTTTCCACCTTCTGTTTACCTGCAGGCCTTAAGTAGAATAAGGAAGATACTTGGTGAGGAGAAGTACAGCCACATCAAGAGCCTCATAGAGACTGAAGACTATAAAGAAGCCGTAAAGGAGCTTATGGTCAACTACTACGATAAGCTCTACAGCCGTTCAACCCCTGAAACCGAGTACACGGTAGAGGCAAGAACCCTACAGGATGCTAAGGAGAAGTTAAAGGAGCTCTTAAGCTCACTCTGA
- the amrS gene encoding AmmeMemoRadiSam system radical SAM enzyme: MPTLEAEYYVPLEGNKVKCVLCPRECTIPDGGQGFCLVRKNRGGILYTVVYGEVTSAAYDPIEKKPLYHFYPGSVIFSIGTNGCNLDCKSCQNWEISRQETQRQFFPPEAAVTYARRYGSIGIAYTYNDPIIWFEYVKDTAKKVKEAGLVNVMVTNGNININALRELLPLIDAFNVDLKGMDSDYYLKFSSFPSPNVWKVCEEIRKAGKHLELTKLIVPDFDEFTPEYFERFGRWVAENLGKDVPVHYSRFFPAYKLLSTPPTPVEVLDLAYDVTKEYLYYIYVGNVVDPKRESTYCPFCGELLVRREGYDVRVLFTSDGKCPNCGRAVDFVF, from the coding sequence ATGCCTACGCTTGAAGCTGAGTACTACGTACCGCTGGAGGGTAATAAGGTAAAGTGTGTACTCTGTCCAAGGGAGTGTACTATACCGGATGGAGGGCAAGGGTTCTGTCTTGTGAGGAAGAACAGGGGAGGTATTCTCTACACCGTAGTTTATGGAGAAGTAACCTCGGCGGCCTACGACCCGATAGAGAAGAAACCCCTCTACCACTTTTATCCCGGCTCTGTCATTTTCTCCATAGGAACTAACGGCTGTAACCTTGACTGTAAATCCTGCCAGAACTGGGAAATCTCAAGGCAGGAAACTCAGCGCCAGTTCTTCCCACCGGAAGCGGCTGTAACTTACGCAAGACGCTACGGTTCCATAGGTATAGCCTACACCTATAACGACCCGATTATCTGGTTTGAGTACGTGAAAGATACGGCTAAGAAGGTAAAGGAAGCTGGACTTGTCAACGTGATGGTGACTAACGGTAACATTAACATTAATGCCTTAAGGGAGCTCCTTCCCCTCATAGATGCCTTTAACGTTGACCTTAAAGGAATGGACAGTGACTACTACCTTAAGTTTTCCTCTTTCCCAAGCCCAAACGTCTGGAAGGTGTGTGAGGAGATAAGGAAGGCCGGAAAACACTTAGAACTTACAAAACTCATTGTTCCCGATTTTGATGAGTTTACACCTGAGTATTTTGAACGTTTTGGAAGGTGGGTCGCAGAAAACCTCGGCAAAGACGTTCCGGTTCACTACTCAAGGTTCTTCCCGGCCTATAAGCTACTTTCCACCCCTCCCACGCCGGTTGAGGTTTTAGACTTAGCCTATGACGTTACAAAGGAGTACCTATACTACATTTACGTTGGTAATGTAGTAGACCCTAAGAGGGAATCTACCTACTGTCCTTTCTGCGGGGAGCTCTTGGTGAGGCGGGAAGGCTACGACGTGAGGGTTCTCTTTACTTCTGACGGTAAGTGTCCTAACTGCGGGAGAGCTGTGGACTTTGTCTTCTGA
- a CDS encoding MBL fold metallo-hydrolase, which translates to MENLLVPIGGGNEIGASAYLYLVGGKRILVDSGIRFNPEDPYPDFSLLKSLSPELDAIVITHAHVDHCGSVHLLSSLYPETPIYTTHETAQLLSLMVEDAIKVRYIRNRNSPDEWREYRLLDEALSRLERRDFYDRIVLGDVEIVFYPAGHILGAASVGIFYGDSGFVYHTGDISLTPQLTTGGAELPSEKPTLLVSESTYYYSDRKFSREEAIEEFYSTVKETVERKGKILIPVFALGRAQEIMLLLSQGMREGKIPPLTVYVDGLAKEVSVIYENLLERELFNFYVQPAPRYEGLSFEEACMENLREADCIVSTSGMLMEGTPSFVYAQLLSKRSSAAIIFSGYMVEESFGYRLLHDRNVLRSFRCRIERHHFSAHADKGEIETIVERLSPEKTVFVHGYPNSLKQHGLNREVIRF; encoded by the coding sequence ATGGAGAACTTACTTGTACCCATAGGTGGCGGGAATGAGATAGGTGCTAGTGCCTACCTCTACTTGGTTGGCGGGAAGAGGATCTTAGTAGATTCTGGGATTCGCTTTAACCCGGAGGACCCTTACCCGGACTTCTCTCTCCTTAAGAGCCTCTCTCCTGAGCTTGACGCGATAGTTATTACCCACGCCCACGTTGACCACTGCGGCAGCGTTCACCTTCTCTCTTCCCTCTACCCAGAAACTCCCATATACACGACTCACGAGACGGCTCAGCTCCTCTCCCTTATGGTTGAGGACGCGATAAAGGTGAGGTACATAAGAAACAGGAACTCCCCAGATGAGTGGAGGGAGTATAGGCTCTTAGACGAAGCCCTTTCGCGTCTTGAGAGGAGGGACTTTTACGATAGGATTGTCCTCGGGGACGTGGAAATTGTTTTCTACCCTGCAGGTCACATCTTGGGAGCTGCTTCTGTGGGTATTTTCTACGGAGATTCCGGTTTTGTCTACCATACCGGCGATATATCTTTAACCCCGCAGCTTACTACTGGTGGAGCTGAGTTACCTTCAGAGAAGCCAACCCTTTTGGTTTCGGAGAGTACCTACTACTACTCAGATAGGAAGTTTAGCAGAGAAGAGGCTATTGAGGAGTTCTATTCCACAGTTAAAGAGACCGTAGAGAGGAAGGGAAAAATACTTATTCCCGTCTTTGCCCTTGGAAGAGCTCAGGAGATTATGCTCCTCCTCTCACAGGGGATGAGGGAAGGGAAAATACCGCCACTAACGGTTTACGTTGACGGGTTAGCAAAGGAAGTCTCCGTTATATACGAGAACCTCCTTGAGAGGGAGCTCTTTAACTTCTATGTTCAGCCAGCTCCAAGGTATGAGGGGCTTAGCTTTGAAGAAGCTTGCATGGAGAACCTGAGAGAAGCCGACTGTATAGTCTCAACCTCTGGAATGCTGATGGAGGGAACTCCTTCTTTTGTTTACGCTCAGCTTCTTTCTAAGCGGAGCTCCGCAGCGATAATTTTCAGCGGCTACATGGTTGAGGAAAGCTTTGGGTATAGGCTCCTTCACGATAGGAACGTTTTAAGGAGTTTCCGCTGCCGAATAGAAAGACACCACTTTTCGGCACATGCAGATAAAGGAGAAATTGAAACGATAGTGGAGAGGCTATCGCCAGAGAAGACTGTGTTTGTTCACGGCTACCCGAATAGCCTCAAACAACACGGACTAAACAGAGAGGTTATAAGGTTTTGA
- a CDS encoding SPOR domain-containing protein gives MGEERFQGTRINAYIRVDDGQYRVRELGIEGVILEGRIPALVEGKSKRVTLTVPFDGQNQLEIKGLKLVCSYGNGETVCYFRELSKSQNEAIKMLLRECNWKRLVPSEKEFMNYTKEERTRELLLSFIEEERKKKLRLLSYTLAVALGLLIVAVFFKLFVLPLRPVGKPLEVAEVNQKEVSQSTSESQTEQTETEEIPDTIEGLPEDLVVSKVEWNNINTMGKVPPYFNPVNPSESAPKETVAKEEQKEQTLVSTKETLQAPPLKEQKQEVNEEKEEKETIEKEEEMEKPQLSESEDYICIQVASDRKPSWLLKVSEELKAFPYVRVEKIGNAYTLRVGFFKEREEAKKVLREIKKRYPRAFMRTCAYRPKRWVHSE, from the coding sequence ATGGGGGAGGAAAGATTTCAAGGAACGCGAATTAACGCTTACATAAGGGTTGACGACGGACAGTATAGGGTAAGGGAGCTGGGGATTGAGGGTGTAATTCTGGAAGGAAGAATACCGGCCTTAGTAGAAGGAAAGTCAAAAAGGGTAACTTTAACAGTTCCCTTTGACGGACAGAACCAGCTTGAAATAAAAGGTCTAAAGCTCGTCTGTAGCTACGGAAACGGCGAAACAGTATGCTACTTTAGGGAGCTCTCAAAAAGTCAAAACGAAGCTATCAAAATGCTCCTTAGAGAGTGCAACTGGAAAAGGCTCGTCCCTTCAGAGAAGGAGTTTATGAACTATACAAAAGAAGAGAGGACGAGGGAACTCCTCCTTTCCTTCATAGAAGAAGAGCGGAAGAAGAAACTGAGACTTCTGTCCTACACCTTAGCTGTAGCCCTCGGACTCCTCATAGTCGCAGTCTTTTTTAAGCTATTTGTGCTTCCCCTTAGACCCGTCGGTAAACCCTTAGAGGTAGCAGAAGTCAATCAAAAAGAAGTCTCCCAAAGTACTTCTGAAAGTCAAACAGAACAAACAGAAACGGAAGAGATTCCGGACACGATAGAGGGCCTTCCGGAAGATTTGGTTGTCTCTAAGGTTGAGTGGAACAACATAAACACGATGGGAAAAGTTCCACCCTACTTTAACCCCGTTAACCCAAGCGAGTCAGCACCCAAAGAGACAGTAGCTAAAGAGGAGCAAAAAGAGCAAACCCTTGTGTCCACAAAGGAAACGTTACAAGCTCCACCCTTAAAAGAGCAGAAACAAGAGGTAAATGAGGAAAAAGAAGAAAAAGAAACCATAGAGAAAGAAGAGGAAATGGAAAAGCCCCAGCTTTCAGAAAGTGAGGATTACATCTGCATACAGGTCGCAAGCGATAGGAAACCGTCATGGCTCTTAAAGGTTTCAGAGGAACTAAAAGCATTCCCTTACGTCAGGGTAGAAAAAATAGGAAACGCCTATACCTTAAGAGTAGGCTTCTTTAAAGAGAGAGAAGAGGCTAAAAAGGTTTTAAGAGAAATTAAGAAACGTTACCCAAGAGCCTTTATGAGAACTTGCGCTTACAGACCCAAGAGGTGGGTTCATTCAGAGTGA
- a CDS encoding TIGR00282 family metallophosphoesterase — MRIAFIGDIVGRPGRKAVHSWLEENRKRIDLCIANGENAAGGFGLTEKITKNLLSYGVDVITGGNHTFDKKEIYQFIDKYPILRPANYPEGIPGKGFTLLEVCGKKVLIVNLMGRVFMECLDNPFRKFDQIYEENPADIVIVDFHAEASSEKQAFGLYVDGRATVVCGTHTHVQTADLRKLPKGTLYITDVGMCGAVDTVIGMGKEEGVDRFLRQLPVRFKVPEKPSLIQFCGVIFEVDDSNKVVNYERIYEVYERREDGSYIRREGAL; from the coding sequence GTGCGGATAGCTTTCATAGGCGATATTGTAGGAAGACCGGGAAGGAAAGCTGTCCATAGCTGGCTTGAGGAAAACAGAAAAAGGATTGACCTCTGTATAGCCAACGGTGAGAACGCGGCAGGTGGGTTTGGGCTGACGGAGAAAATCACTAAAAACCTCCTCTCCTACGGAGTTGACGTAATAACCGGCGGCAACCACACCTTTGACAAGAAAGAGATTTACCAGTTCATAGACAAATACCCAATCCTAAGGCCAGCTAACTACCCAGAAGGTATTCCCGGAAAAGGTTTTACTCTTCTTGAGGTCTGTGGAAAGAAGGTTCTAATAGTGAACCTCATGGGAAGGGTATTTATGGAGTGTCTTGACAACCCATTCAGGAAGTTTGACCAGATTTACGAAGAAAATCCTGCCGACATTGTAATCGTTGACTTTCACGCGGAAGCGTCGTCTGAAAAGCAGGCTTTTGGCCTTTACGTTGACGGTAGAGCAACGGTAGTTTGTGGAACCCACACCCACGTTCAAACGGCAGACCTAAGAAAACTCCCAAAGGGAACTCTGTATATAACAGATGTTGGAATGTGCGGCGCTGTTGATACAGTTATAGGCATGGGAAAAGAAGAAGGAGTTGACCGCTTTTTAAGACAGCTTCCTGTCAGGTTTAAAGTTCCAGAAAAGCCTTCTCTTATCCAGTTCTGTGGCGTTATTTTTGAAGTAGATGACAGCAATAAAGTGGTAAACTACGAGAGAATCTACGAGGTTTACGAAAGGAGAGAGGATGGCAGTTATATTAGACGGGAAGGAGCTCTCTAA